Proteins found in one uncultured Desulfuromonas sp. genomic segment:
- the serA gene encoding phosphoglycerate dehydrogenase, giving the protein MKVIITDEISEAGLQTLREDSRIEVDVKLGLSVPELHEVIGGYDAIITRSGTTVDAALLDCATNLKIVARAGVGIDNVDVDYASSKGVIVVNAPFGNTNSAAEHTMALLLSFCRNVTIANASLKSGEWKRAPFTGHELKHKTMGVIGLGKVGGRVALRGKAFEMDVIAYDPYISEKRGTDLGVKLVSLEELIRYADVLTVHTPLNDETRGMITAEHFEKMKDGIIVINCARGGIIKEEAILQALESGKVTGAAFDVWSKEPPDTDTLKKLIAHPNMVVTPHLGANTFEAQKNVAVDVSREIINYIDGKPMENAVNIPKFDPDLMEQMRPFMELISKLGEFICQLAPANPDKITFSYNGKLARFDCAPLTVCGLASLLNKQTEVEVNMVNARMIARNMGIAVEEVRTTESDSFSNLVSIQLESSAGTRTIAGTLFEGMPKIVKMRDYKTDFQPEPHMLVINYEDRPGMLGKIGTILGEANINIGNMNLGRREKAGEAMVVFSVDTPVEQETLDKITAACDARFIKAIRMQ; this is encoded by the coding sequence ATGAAAGTAATTATTACCGACGAAATTTCCGAAGCGGGCTTGCAAACTCTTCGCGAGGATTCTCGTATCGAGGTGGATGTTAAACTGGGGCTGAGTGTGCCCGAGTTGCATGAGGTGATTGGCGGTTATGATGCCATCATTACCCGCAGCGGGACGACGGTAGATGCGGCGCTGCTCGATTGTGCGACCAACCTGAAAATTGTTGCCCGCGCCGGTGTTGGTATTGACAATGTTGATGTGGATTACGCCAGCAGTAAAGGGGTGATCGTCGTCAATGCGCCGTTTGGAAACACCAACTCGGCGGCTGAGCACACCATGGCGCTCCTGCTGTCGTTTTGCCGCAATGTCACCATTGCCAACGCCAGCCTGAAAAGCGGCGAGTGGAAACGTGCTCCATTTACCGGTCATGAACTCAAGCATAAAACCATGGGTGTCATCGGTCTGGGTAAGGTCGGTGGTCGCGTGGCGTTGCGCGGCAAGGCGTTTGAGATGGACGTGATTGCCTATGACCCGTATATCTCCGAAAAGCGCGGCACCGATCTGGGCGTCAAGCTGGTTTCTCTTGAAGAGCTGATCCGTTACGCGGATGTGCTGACGGTCCATACACCTCTTAACGACGAGACAAGGGGGATGATCACGGCAGAGCACTTCGAAAAAATGAAGGACGGCATCATCGTGATCAACTGTGCCCGTGGCGGCATCATCAAGGAAGAGGCGATATTGCAGGCTCTCGAAAGCGGTAAAGTAACCGGCGCTGCCTTTGATGTGTGGAGCAAGGAGCCGCCCGATACGGACACCCTGAAAAAGCTGATTGCCCATCCCAACATGGTGGTGACGCCGCATCTGGGTGCCAATACCTTTGAAGCACAGAAGAATGTGGCCGTGGACGTCAGCCGCGAGATCATCAACTATATTGACGGCAAGCCAATGGAAAATGCCGTGAATATTCCCAAGTTTGATCCCGACCTCATGGAGCAGATGCGCCCGTTCATGGAGTTGATCAGCAAGTTGGGCGAGTTTATCTGTCAGCTGGCTCCGGCCAATCCCGACAAAATCACCTTTTCCTACAACGGTAAGCTGGCTCGTTTTGACTGTGCACCGTTGACGGTGTGTGGTCTGGCCTCCCTGCTCAACAAGCAAACCGAAGTTGAGGTCAATATGGTCAATGCGCGCATGATTGCTCGCAATATGGGCATTGCCGTCGAAGAGGTGCGCACCACGGAATCCGATTCTTTCTCCAACCTGGTATCAATTCAGCTCGAATCTTCTGCTGGAACCCGTACCATTGCCGGGACGCTGTTTGAAGGGATGCCGAAGATCGTCAAGATGCGCGATTACAAAACCGATTTCCAACCCGAGCCACACATGCTGGTGATCAATTACGAGGATCGTCCCGGTATGCTCGGTAAGATCGGAACCATTCTCGGTGAGGCCAATATCAATATCGGTAATATGAACCTTGGTCGTCGTGAAAAAGCCGGCGAGGCCATGGTGGTCTTTTCGGTGGATACGCCGGTAGAGCAAGAGACGTTGGATAAAATCACTGCTGCCTGTGATGCCCGCTTTATCAAGGCAATTCGCATGCAGTAA
- a CDS encoding 1,4-dihydroxy-6-naphthoate synthase, with product MTELTLGYSPCPNDTFIFNALIHGLVPCPGVTFHERLEDVETLNRLALKAQLDLTKISYHAFGHLRRDYVLLHSGGALGRGCGPLVVATQPMEMKDLHDKPILIPGELTTANLLLQLYDQKFSDIRVLPFDQIMPALERKEAAAGVIIHESRFTFQDHGLHQLLDLGSWWEKLTGLPIPLGGILAKRSLPIDLIVQIDQALAESVRFAQAHPEKAAEYIRQHAQELSDSVTHEHIQLYVNEFSVNLGDEGIAAVQELLARAEKCRLIPVIDLPIFATS from the coding sequence ATGACTGAATTGACTTTAGGCTACTCACCCTGCCCCAACGATACGTTCATTTTTAACGCCTTGATTCACGGCCTGGTGCCTTGCCCCGGCGTCACCTTTCACGAACGCCTCGAGGATGTTGAAACCCTGAACCGTCTGGCCCTGAAAGCACAACTCGATCTGACCAAGATCTCCTACCACGCCTTTGGTCATCTGCGCCGCGATTATGTGCTGCTTCATTCTGGTGGCGCTCTGGGGCGCGGTTGCGGACCACTGGTGGTCGCGACGCAGCCCATGGAGATGAAAGATCTGCACGACAAACCCATTCTGATTCCCGGTGAGCTGACCACCGCCAATCTGCTGTTGCAACTTTACGACCAGAAATTCAGCGATATTCGCGTGCTGCCGTTTGATCAGATCATGCCGGCCCTGGAGCGCAAAGAAGCCGCTGCCGGAGTGATCATTCACGAATCGCGCTTCACCTTTCAGGATCATGGCCTGCATCAATTATTGGATCTCGGGTCCTGGTGGGAAAAGCTCACCGGTCTCCCCATTCCGCTGGGCGGGATCCTCGCGAAACGCAGTCTGCCGATTGACCTGATCGTGCAGATTGATCAGGCTCTGGCCGAGAGCGTGCGTTTCGCTCAGGCGCATCCTGAAAAAGCGGCGGAGTATATCCGCCAGCACGCTCAGGAACTTTCCGATTCCGTCACTCATGAGCACATCCAGCTGTACGTCAATGAATTCTCCGTCAATCTGGGCGACGAGGGAATTGCCGCCGTACAGGAGCTACTGGCTCGGGCTGAAAAATGCCGGTTGATTCCGGTCATCGATCTTCCCATTTTTGCCACCTCCTGA
- a CDS encoding NAD(P)/FAD-dependent oxidoreductase translates to MKKDILEKGAILQRDKETFAVAPHIPGGITSPNQLRKIADVAEKYNAQALKLTSAQRIAIVGLNESELDAIWQDLDEPAGAAIGMCVRSIKICPGTTFCKRGQQDSVTVGLEMDTLYHGMAMPWKFKMGVSGCANDCSEVCVKDVGLIGTPKGWKVMVGGNGGAASRLSTPLAEGLDAEQAKALVDHLIQWFIKNDQKGRLGKFIEKMGFDAFKEEVLGSFEGDLGA, encoded by the coding sequence ATGAAAAAAGATATTTTGGAAAAAGGTGCAATTTTGCAACGCGACAAAGAAACCTTCGCTGTTGCCCCCCATATTCCCGGTGGTATTACCAGCCCGAATCAACTGCGCAAAATCGCTGATGTGGCGGAAAAATACAATGCCCAGGCGCTGAAACTGACCAGTGCCCAGCGCATTGCCATCGTTGGGCTCAATGAAAGTGAACTGGATGCTATCTGGCAAGATCTTGATGAACCGGCCGGTGCCGCCATCGGCATGTGCGTTCGCTCCATCAAAATTTGCCCCGGCACCACCTTCTGCAAACGCGGTCAGCAGGATTCCGTCACTGTCGGTCTTGAGATGGACACGCTTTATCACGGCATGGCCATGCCGTGGAAATTCAAAATGGGCGTTTCCGGCTGCGCCAACGACTGTTCCGAAGTCTGTGTCAAAGATGTTGGCCTCATCGGCACACCGAAAGGCTGGAAAGTGATGGTCGGTGGTAACGGTGGTGCGGCATCTCGTCTCTCGACACCGCTGGCTGAAGGTCTGGACGCAGAGCAAGCTAAAGCCTTGGTCGACCATCTTATTCAATGGTTTATTAAGAACGACCAGAAAGGCCGTCTTGGCAAGTTTATCGAAAAGATGGGCTTTGATGCCTTTAAAGAGGAAGTTCTTGGCAGCTTCGAGGGCGATCTCGGTGCCTGA
- the aroF gene encoding 3-deoxy-7-phosphoheptulonate synthase: MEETTMIIVMEQSSDCKLTDAVVARIRELGYEPHLIQGSNRQVIGAVGDERGKMVLQSIESMPGVESVVPILKPYKLASREVCPEPSQVEIQPGLVFGGDELIVMAGPCSVESEQQIVETAHAVKRAGARILRGGAFKPRTSPYSFQGMEEDGLKLLATAREETGLPIITEVVNPRDVELVARYSDIMQVGARNMQNFALLKMLGQLDKPILLKRGMSATIQEFLMSAEYILAEGNRRVIMCERGIRTFETATRNTLDISAVPVLKEQTHLPVVIDPSHATGHSSLVPSMCYASVAAGCDGLIVEVHPNPEKAASDGPQSLRPAAFADMMMKLKDFAEVSGRTLPEVGGSL; encoded by the coding sequence ATGGAGGAAACGACAATGATTATCGTGATGGAACAAAGCAGTGATTGCAAATTGACTGACGCCGTAGTCGCACGCATTCGTGAGCTGGGCTATGAGCCGCATCTGATTCAGGGCTCTAATCGCCAGGTGATTGGAGCCGTGGGTGACGAACGCGGGAAAATGGTGCTGCAGAGCATTGAATCCATGCCCGGCGTGGAGAGTGTGGTGCCGATTCTTAAGCCGTACAAGCTGGCCAGCCGTGAAGTATGCCCTGAGCCCAGCCAGGTGGAAATCCAGCCGGGCTTGGTGTTTGGTGGTGACGAACTGATTGTGATGGCCGGTCCCTGTTCGGTGGAGAGTGAGCAGCAAATTGTCGAAACCGCTCACGCGGTGAAGCGGGCCGGTGCCAGAATCCTGCGTGGTGGGGCGTTTAAACCGCGCACCAGCCCATATTCGTTCCAGGGCATGGAAGAGGATGGTCTGAAACTGTTGGCAACGGCACGGGAAGAAACCGGGCTGCCGATCATTACCGAAGTGGTTAATCCGCGTGATGTGGAACTGGTGGCGCGTTATAGCGATATCATGCAGGTGGGGGCGCGCAATATGCAAAACTTCGCCTTGCTGAAAATGCTTGGTCAGTTGGATAAGCCGATTCTGCTCAAGCGCGGTATGTCGGCGACCATTCAGGAATTTCTGATGAGTGCCGAGTATATCCTTGCCGAGGGTAATCGCCGTGTCATTATGTGCGAGCGCGGTATCCGTACCTTTGAGACCGCCACCCGCAATACCCTGGATATCTCAGCAGTGCCGGTGCTTAAAGAGCAGACCCACTTGCCGGTGGTGATTGATCCGTCTCATGCGACAGGTCACTCTAGTCTTGTTCCTTCCATGTGCTACGCGTCTGTGGCCGCCGGTTGTGATGGTCTGATTGTCGAAGTGCATCCCAATCCGGAAAAAGCTGCCAGTGATGGACCCCAGTCGTTGCGTCCGGCGGCGTTTGCCGATATGATGATGAAATTGAAGGATTTTGCGGAGGTTTCCGGTCGGACACTGCCTGAGGTTGGCGGTTCACTTTGA
- the mqnB gene encoding futalosine hydrolase translates to MIALITAVDQENALLRQQLTTPQQHNCAHLNLTSGSLNHLNLTIATCGIGKANTAAATALLIQHVQPALVVMIGCGGAFADSGLQLGDLAIASEEIYADEGVMTPEGFLDMAHLKLSLADTATTSYFNRFPVDQPLAEQACRLLGTGSTRCISGPFSTVSTCSGTDELGRQRHQHTHAMIENMEGAAAAHQCLLNQTRFFELRSVSNFIEQRDLSRWDLPRAMTNAQKAFLSLVDQGLFNGLSS, encoded by the coding sequence ATGATTGCCCTTATTACCGCTGTTGATCAGGAAAACGCCCTGCTGCGCCAGCAACTCACGACGCCACAGCAACACAACTGCGCGCACCTCAACCTGACGAGCGGTTCACTCAACCACCTCAATCTGACCATCGCCACCTGCGGTATCGGCAAAGCCAATACAGCAGCCGCAACCGCGCTGCTGATTCAGCACGTGCAGCCAGCGTTGGTTGTTATGATCGGCTGTGGCGGCGCTTTTGCCGACTCTGGCCTGCAACTGGGCGATCTGGCCATTGCCAGTGAAGAGATCTACGCCGATGAGGGCGTTATGACGCCTGAGGGGTTTCTCGACATGGCGCACCTTAAACTGTCTTTGGCGGATACAGCGACAACCTCCTACTTCAACCGCTTTCCCGTTGATCAACCACTGGCTGAGCAGGCATGCCGACTCCTTGGCACCGGATCAACACGCTGTATCAGCGGTCCGTTTTCCACCGTGTCCACCTGCAGCGGCACCGACGAACTCGGCCGCCAACGTCACCAACACACCCACGCCATGATTGAAAACATGGAAGGCGCAGCTGCGGCCCATCAATGTCTGCTCAACCAGACTCGCTTTTTCGAGCTGCGCAGTGTGTCCAACTTTATTGAACAGCGTGATCTATCGCGCTGGGATTTACCACGGGCGATGACCAATGCCCAAAAAGCTTTTTTATCCCTGGTCGACCAGGGTCTCTTTAATGGATTGTCCTCATGA